The DNA segment AAGACTATTCAGAATAGTTTGCCTTCTATAGAAGAATTAGAAGCTGAACTGAATAGGATTCTATAGAAAATTGGAGCATATACTACCATTTGTAATGAAAGTTATTCTTAACAATTACTTCAAAATCGCCCAACCCGCGCGAAGGATGGGAACGGCATCCTTTGCTGCCTAAATAAATTTGAAATTTTAGAGAATTATTTCTAGCAGCAAAGATACAGTGGACAGCCTGACACGAGCCTACGAAATTTTGAATGTTAAACAAAAACCTCTGGCGAGTGGCGCGCCCAAAAGAAAATCCTACAACAAAAAACAGGCAGTCAATCGGAGATTTAAACTCTTCTTGACTGCCTGTTATTTAAGTTGTTAAACTAAAAATCGAATCTATAAAATCTTAATTTTTAAGAATTTTGAAATTTACTTCCTTACCTTCGAAATCCACTTTAAAGAAATAAGTTCCACTTGCAAATTGTGAAATATTCACTTTCGCATTTGTCGAATCTACAGCATTTGAGTACAATAACTGCCCTTGAATATTAAAAATTTTAAGAGCACTAATTGGAGTTTTACTACTAATATTCACAATTCCATTGCTTGGATTTGGATAATAAGTGAAGTCAATATTAGCGAAATTATTAACTCCTAATTCTTGTGTACAGTCAGTTAAAATCTTGAAACCTGCACCGTTTACTGCTTGATCTGAACTAAATTGTAAGGTTAGTGATCCATCTGTAGCAGTCGATTCATAAACTCCCGGAATTGTACTTCCTGTCAATCCTTGAGCGGTAAGAATTGGCGAGGCGATACTTGCTCCGTTGTAAATATATAGGTAATCGTAATCGTCTTCTAAGTCAAATTGTGTGAAGGTAAGTTTGACTTTGCTATTTGGCATATTCGGAATTAGCACTCGAACGTAGGATTCCATATCTCCGTAATTTGCAAATTGTCCACCGCTATCGTAGATGGTAGTTCCTTGGCAAATATTTGTAACATCTGTAACAAACATAAACGACCTACCAGATGCTACAAGCGATCCGCTGCAAATTGGCTTTACAATCACCTTGTAAAATGTATTTGGTAATAGATCCGTTAACGCGAGTGATGTACTACTAACTGTTGTAAAAACAGGAGTCGAGGTGCTATTATTTGGCTGCACTGCAACCTGCCATGGTCCTGTCGAAACTTCATCAAGCCACGTCACTAGCACACTTCCTGTTGTTTCTTGCTCAATATTAATCGACGAGACTGTATTGATGCACGTCGTAATACAATCTGTACCTAAACAAGTTCTACTGTTTACAGTATTCAGTATTGCGCTGGTAGGTTGTGGTCCAAAACCATTTGCGAAATTAATTCCAATACCACTCACTAAGTGGCAGTAACTCATTAAGGTTCCTTTTACAACTGTGTTGGGCAATAAAGGCGGACTTTGCAAGCAGCCATATCCTTCGGCTGTCGATCCAATAGCGTAAGGAGCACAATTGTCAATTGCCGTATTGTTGCCATTCCAAGCACAAGAATGTGTGTGACGTGAACCAAAAAGGTGGCCCATTTCGTGAGAAATTACCTGAACAGTCCATGAAAACGTTGGTACTGTCGAATAGCTAAAATTGACATCTGAATAACAAAAATTTGTCGATTTACAAAGTCCATTGATTGTAACTGCAACACCTCCAAGTCCTCCTGGATCGATACCAACAAGTTGTCCAAGATCACCATCAAAAACTGGTCGAACTTCATTAAATTGATATAAATAATCCGAAGAGCCGTCGCCTTCGTAAGGGTCTTGCTCTGTCCAAATAAAAATTGATTTTAGAGAAGTGGTGATTCCATCGTTTTCATATAACGTCTGTACATTATTAAAAACTCCAGTCATCCAATTTGCAGTTTCTTGAATGCTACTATTATTTGCTAAGTACAAATCATAGTCTATTTCAAAATACATTGTTACACACTTTGTACTTTGAATTCCTTTTGATTGCGGAATTTCTTGAGAGTCGTTGTGAGTATCTTCATCTTTCACAGCGCAGCTAAATTCATTCAAAACCTTTAATTTGCTATCAGAATACACGATATAATCTTCGGTATTTCCTTTGACATCAATTTTCGCAACCACAAGATTGTTGATCTCATCCGCAGAAACAATTCCCTGCATTTGATCTTTGAAAAAACTAAAAGCCGCTACTGCTGTGTTGTTTCCACGAATTGTTCCGCGGTAATGAACACCTGCTTCAAAAGCTACATTCACCGATTTGTCTGTGTCAACGTGAAAATTGTCCGCAAGTATTTCTTGTTTGTACAAGAGAACTTTGATTGATTTTCCGTTGTAAGGAATTTCAATTTCGATTGCAGGATATTTATTAGCTACAATTTGGTTAATTGAGTGCTTATTGATTTTTGCCATTGTCGCGCCATCTACAGCTTTTAAAATTGCACCTGTCGCGGGAGCCGGACTTGGAATAAGTACTTGAACATTTGTGAATTCGACATTGTTCCGCAGCATAGTGCTCACATTGTCGGCAATTTTATGTTGAGCAGAAACTACAAGCGCAGCAAACATCAACATAAGAGTAAAGATAAATCTCATAAAATATTTTATTAGGATTGTAAAAGTAATTCTAAATCATTCAGCATAAGCTAAAAGAATCTTTGATTTTTAGCATTTTAACTGTTAAAAATGATAGAAAGCATTCTCAAGATGCTCTAAATCATATTTTCCTCGATTTTTGTGCACCGCAATAATATCAAAACGCACTTCAAGTTCGAGTTCATTGCTGACTACATATTCATTTACGGCAGAAACTAGTAATTGGATTTTTTTTTGCTTCACAGCTTCTTGCGGAAGTCCAAAATCTATAGAAGATCGAGTTTTTACTTCAACAGCAACGAGCAGATCGCCAATTTGTGCAATAATATCAACCTCAGCCTTGCCAAAAGTATAATTCTTAGCAAGGATTTTGTATCCCTTTTTTTCGAGATGTTCGACCGCCAAAGCTTCGCCTATTTCGCCAAGTTCATTGTGCTCTGCCATATTTTTATAAAATTAAAAACCAGCATTATTATCGAAGAAATCTATTCAAAAACCACTGTACTTCCAGTTTCTGTAACTTTCATCGTAGCAGTTCGGCCCATTATTATCGCGCGATTGTCTTTAGTATGTCCAGCTGGAAAGTTATAGATAATCGGGAATTTATAATCCTTTAATACATCTTGAATAATGTGCAAAGCATCTTTTCCCCACGGAATATCGTTGTCATTCATACTGGTCATTCCGCCCACTAGTACTCCTTTAACATTTGCAAAATAGCCATTTCGTTTCATATTCATCAACATTCGGTCGATGTGGTAGAGATATTCGTCCAAATCTTCAATAAATAGAATTTTGTCTTTGCAATCAACTGCCGATTCCGATCCGAGAACGCTATAAATTACAGATAGATTTCCACCAACGATTTCAGCTTTTGCTGTGCCAAGTCTGTTTAATTCATCTTTAGGCATTTTATAAGAAAGTTTCTGTCCAAAGAGTGCATCGTGCAAAGTTCTTTTCGCTTCGTCTGTTGCACTTCGACTGCTTATCGCCATCATAGCATGGATAGTTTCGATATTCATATTGTTGATATGACTGTGCACCACGGTCACATCACTAAAACCAATAATCCATTTTGGATTCTTTTTGAAGTTTGCAAAATTGATTCTATCTACAATTCGCACCGTTCCATAGCCACCTTTTGCGGCCCAAATTGCTTTAATATTTGGATTATCAATCATTTCCTGAAAGTCAGTTGCGCGTTGCCAATCCGCTCCAGCAAGTTGATTTTCTTCTTTTCCGATGGTTTTTCCCAAAACTACTTTCAGACCCCAACTTTCCAAAAGCTGGATTGCTGGTTTTAGAGTTGCTTGATCTATTTTTCTGGCGGTTGCCAAAATTCCAACGGTGTCGCCCTTTTTTAGGTATGGTGGTGTTATCATTTTTTCCTGTGCTTGTATGCTTGTTGCAAATAAAAATACGAATGCGCCGATTAAAGCGCCGATTTTTATCGATCCAAAATTTCTCATTCTCAAAAGTAGCAATTCTCTAAATGACAAGATTGCAATTTTTGATAAAAGTTGAGTTTTGGGTGGCATTGCGAACTTTTTGTATTAAAAGTGAGAGAATTTTTTGGCTTTCGCCGAATATATTCTGGGTGAGTAAGAGTTTGAGGGCGCGGGGTTTTAATTTGTCTTCGGTTGAAGTACACCGCAAAAGTTGAAGCAATTAGTAAATGAAGTTTGTCACCACGTTATCTGGCGCTTGCCTGTGGCGAGTGCCTACTTACAATTGAAAATTATTCAAAGCGTCTGTGACGCGGGTGCTCCAAAAAAATTCGTTGATACAATCCGCGTAGCAAACGCTCTGTTTTCGACTTAGAAGAAAGTAGGTACTCGTTGCAACCGAGCAGCAGAAGACCTTGGCGTCCATTACGAAATTAATTAGTAACATTGAATTAGCACATTATAACAATCTTCTTTTATAAACTGTCGTCTTCTTATCACCAAATTTCTCGATAATTCCAATATTAACAGCTTTCTTTAAATCCCTACTCGCAGTTGCTGAGGACAAATCTTTGAAATAATTCATATAATCTTTTCTAGTAAAATCATTTCCACAATTTTCAGCGAAGATTTTAATTCTGTCGTCACTTGTGAGTTTTTTGGTAGAATTTTCTAGAAGTTCACTCAACGAACTATCAATAATACTCAACATATATTCTATAAACTTTGTTGATTTCCCCTCTTTATCTGAATCGGATAATGCTTTATAGTATGCTGATTGATTTTGTGAAATCAAAGTTTCAAAAGGCAAAAACTCAAATAGTGGATATTCATTCATTAAAATTAACGTTTGCCACAGCCTTCCCATTCGTCCGTTGCCATCCATAAAAGGATGGATAAATTCCATTTCGTAATGAAACACACAACTTTTGATTAAAGAGATTTCAGATTTATCTTTAAGATATTCAAATAAATCTTGCATTAAATAAGGAAGATTAGAATGTGGCGGTGCGATATGTTCAACTTCCAATCCTTTGATTATACCCACGCCTTTATTTCGATATTTACCAGCATTCTCAACAAGGCCTTTCATTAAAATTTTATGCGCTTTCAGAAAATCTTTTTCAGAATGATATTTAAAACGGTTCAAATTCTTGTAAACTTCCAATGCATTCAATACTTCTGCAATATCTTTTTGCGGCCCAATAATTCTTTTGTTTTCAAGAATTGCGGTAATTTGTTCTTCGGACAAAGAATTCCCTTCAATACTCAACGACGATTGAATTGTTTTAATTTGGTTTTGCTTTCTTAAACTAGGATTTGTCTTGACAAGATATGTTGCATTAACTTCTCCAATCTTTTCAGAGATTGAAGAAATATACTTAAGAATTGAAGTCGTGATTTCGTAAGGTGGTTTCATTTTGATAGTATCACGTGATAGTATCATATGATACTATCAAAAGTAAATAATTTATTGATTCGGTCAAATTTTCTCTCTCTTTTTCGGAAAGCATCTGCAAAAACCTTTATTCCAATCCCACTCAAAATCGTCTTTGTTCCCAACTCCCCTAGCCCGGAATGCAGCGAACCCGAGCGAAGCGAACTGGCGAAGCAAATCCCGGAGGCCCAAAAACTATTTTTTTGCTGACACAGAAGAGCGACCAACGGTCCCGATAGTAATCGGGACTGTAGGCATTCCAAAAAAAGTTTTGTGCCGAGGAATTGTAGAGCACCCGAGCGAAGCGAGCTGGCGAAGCAAATGCCGGATAAAGCTCCAAAACAAAAAATATAATGTCTGCTAACTAATGCTTATTTTTGCAAATCGCGAAAGAAATTTGAGCGACTTTAAAAAAATTGAAACGATGTTAGAGAATCCAAAAAGATATACGATTACGGCTGCTTTGCCTTATACAAACGGGCCGATTCACATTGGTCACCTTGCTGGAGTGTACGTTCCTGCCGATATTTATTCACGCTATTTACGACTGCAAGGGCGCGATGTTGCCTTTATTTGCGGGAGTGACGAGCACGGGGTTGCGATATCGATGAAGGCGAAAAAAGAAGGTGTGAGTCCGCAAGAAATTATCGATAAATATGACGCAATTATTCGTCAGTCGTTTCAGGATTTTGGAATTTCGTTTGACAATTATTCTCGAACTTCTGCGAAAATTCACCACGATACGGCTCAGGAATTTTTCAAAAAATTATACGATCAAGGCGATTTTATCGAGGAAGTGACCGAGCAACTTTATGATGCAAAAGCGGAGCAGTTTCTTGCTGACCGATTTGTAACCGGAACTTGTCCAAAATGTGGTAATGAGGAAGCGTACGGCGATCAATGTGAAAAATGTGGTTCGACGCTAAATGCAACCGATTTAATAAACCCAAAATCTACAATTACCGGAGATATTCCTGTGATGAAAGAGACAAAACATTGGTTTTTGCCTTTGGATCGTTACCAAGATTTCTTGACAAAATGGATTCTGGAAGGACACGCAAAAGATTGGAAAACCAATGTTCTGGGCCAAGTAAAATCGTGGCTTGACGATGGACTAAAACCGCGCGCTGTAACCCGCGATCTTGACTGGGGAATAGATGTACCGGTGGATGGCGCCGAAGGAAAAAAACTTTATGTTTGGTTTGATGCGCCAATTGGATATATTTCGAGCACCAAAGAATGGGCAGCGAGAGAAGGTAAAAATTGGGAAGATTACTGGAAAAAAGACGATACAAAACTGGTTCATTTTATCGGGAAAGACAATATTGTTTTTCATTGTATTATTTTTCCAGCGATGCTAAAAGCGGAAGGAACTTTTATTATGCCTGACAACGTACCGGCGAACGAATTTTTGAATCTTGAAGGAAATAAACTTTCGACTTCCAAAAATTGGGCGGTTTGGTTGCCTGAATATTTGAAAGATTTTCCTGAAAAACAAGACGTTTTGCGCTATGCTTTGACGGCAAATGCTCCAGAAACAAAGGATAATGATTTTACTTGGAAAGATTTTCAAGCACGCAACAACAATGAACTTGCGGCGGTTTATGGAAACTTCATCAATCGTGTGATTGTTCTAACTAATAAATATTATGATGGAATTGTTCCGGAACCTCAAGAATTTCACGAAATAGATGAGCAAACACTTGCCGAACTTCGTGCTTATCCTGCAGTAATTAGCAGCAGTATTGAGCGTTACCGTTTCCGCGAAGCCTTGGGCGAAGTGATGAATGTGGCTCGACTTGGAAATAAATATCTTGCGGACGAAGAGCCTTGGAAAATGGTAAAAACTGATCCGGAGAGAGTGAAAACTCAAATGTATGTTGCATTGCAAATTGCGACTGCGCTTAGTGTTCTTTGCGAACCGTTCTTACCTTTTACAGCTACAAAACTTAGAAAAATATTAAATCTTGAAACTCCAATTTCTTGGAATTCAGTTTCGGAGGAAGATGCTTTATTGAAATCCGGACATCAGATTGGTCAAGCAGAAATCTTGTTTGCACAAATTGAAGATTCGGAAATCGAAAAACAAGTTCAGAAATTAGAAGATAGCAAAGCAGCGAATATTGCTGCTGCAAAAACCATCGAACCTGAAAAAGACGCAATCACTTTTGAAGATTTTTCGAAAATGGATTTACGAGTTGGAACAATTTTGGAGGCGACAAAAATGCCAAAAGCCAACAAACTTCTGGTGATGAAAATTGATACCGGAATTGACGTTCGCACAATTGTTTCGGGAATTGCCGAAAGTTTTACGCCCGAAGAAGTGGTTGGAAAAAGAGTTACAGTTCTTGTAAATCTTGCGCCCCGAACTTTAAGAGGTGTAGAAAGTCAAGGAATGGTTTTGATGACTACAGATGCAGCTGGGAATCTTGCTTTTGTAAATCCTGAAGGAGAAAATATCTCAAACGGAGCTACAATAAACTAAATAGATTTTTAGAATTGGAAAATAAAAAAGCAAAAGGCGCACTCTTAATCGGAATTTTGGCTATTTCCATTTTTCCGATATTGGTGCGCCTTTCTTTGAATTCTGGATTGATTTCGGCATTTTACAGAATGGCGATTGCTTTGCTTTTTCTGTTGCCCTATGTTTTGATTAGCAAAAAACTACAGGTGCCAAAAGGTAAAATTCTTTGGTTGAGTTTATTATCGGGAGTTGTATTTGCTTCGGATGTGGCAGTTTGGAATATTGCAATTCAGCATTCTTCCGCGACTCAAGCCACTTTATTGACCAACTTATCTCCGGTTTGGGTCGGAATTGGATCTTTTGTTTTTTTGAAAATTCGACCGGCAACAAATTTCTGGATTGGCACCGTAGTGGCGATTTTCGGAATGATTATGTTGGTAGGTTTCCACTTCTTTTTGGACCTCAGTTTTGATATGGCATTTGGCCTTGCCGTACTTTCGGGAATTTTATACGCACTCTACATTTTGCTTAGCAAAAGCATTTTGGACAAAGTTGAAATTTTGAGTTTTATGACTTTGACATTATTTGCTTCGACCATCTTTCTTGGAATAATCTGCCTTTTTGCAGGCGAAGCATTCTTCGGATTTTCCAATAAAGCCTGGACTGTTCTCTTTATTCAAGGAATTGTTTGCCAACTACTCGCTTGGATTTGCATCAGTTATGCGACGCAACATATGCGAGCGACCAGAGTTTCGCTAAGTTTACTTTCGCAAGCCGTCCTTGCCGCGATTTTGGCCTATATTTTTCTTGATGAAGAAATCACAATGCAGATGATTATCGGCGGACTAATTATGTTGCTGGGAATTAGAATCACCTTCTATTCTCAAAATTTATTCTCTATGAAACTGTTTCAGAAACAGAAAATTAAAAATTATGATTAATTCTACTATAATTTCGAGTGTTGAAGTAATTGCTTTTGACGCTGACGATACACTTTTTATCAACGAACCATATTTTGAAGAAGCAGAGCGCAAATTCTGCGTTTTGTTTCAAGATTATCTGTCGCATCAAAGTTTGTCAAATATGCTTTTTAAAACTCAGGTTGACAATCTTCCATTGTACGGATACGGCATTAAAGGCTATGTGCTGTCAATGATTGAAGCTGCTATAAAAATCACTAACGGTACAGGAAGCACCAAAATGATGAGTAAAATTCTAGAAATTGGAAAAGAACTAGCCCAACAACCTATCGTTTTATTGGACGGTGTTGAAGATACCTTAGCACAGTTACACGGAAAATACAAGTTAATTGTTGCCACCAAAGGCGATCTTAAAGATCAACAGCGAAAATTGCACGATTCAGGATTAGGACACTATTTTCACCATATCGAAGTGATGTCAGAAAAGGCGGAGCTAAATTACGAGAAACTTTTTAATCGTTTGGACATCAATTCTGCTAATTTCCTGATGATTGGAAACTCACTAAAATCTGATGTTCTCCCGGTGCTGAACAGCGGCGGTTGGGCGATTCACGTGCCTTTTCACACTACTTGGGAGCACGAAAGAATTGATCACGAGATTGTGCATAATAATTTTAGAAGTTGTAAAAAGATTTCGGATATTTTGCCGCTGTTGCTGTAAAGTCAGCGTAAATTCTTTTATCCAAAACTTAATTTAGAGTTCATAATTTTTATTTGGAGCTTTATCCTGTTGTCCACTGTATCTTTCCTGCCCAAAACAAAGGGCAGGAAAGGATGCCGTTCCCATCAGGGCTAGGCGATTGACCATTTACGACATTACTGCCTTGAGAGAATTTCACCTTTAGCAAGTTGAGAAATATGTTTTGGTGCGTTTTTGGTGTACATTTACAGCAAACAATAATATTATGGCAAGGCAAAGTATTTCATTAACAGAACCTAATGACGATTGGTTAAAGGATCAAGTAGAAAAAGAAGAGTACTCGAGTAAAAGCGAACTCGTAAATGACTTGATAAGACAAGCTAGAAGTCAACAAGTACAAGTGGATTGGATTAGAGCTAAATTAGAAAGAGCTGAAAAAAGCGGTTTTACGACTGATACGAAAGAACAAATTTTAGCTCAAGCCAAATTATCACTAAAT comes from the Flavobacterium ardleyense genome and includes:
- a CDS encoding HAD family hydrolase yields the protein MINSTIISSVEVIAFDADDTLFINEPYFEEAERKFCVLFQDYLSHQSLSNMLFKTQVDNLPLYGYGIKGYVLSMIEAAIKITNGTGSTKMMSKILEIGKELAQQPIVLLDGVEDTLAQLHGKYKLIVATKGDLKDQQRKLHDSGLGHYFHHIEVMSEKAELNYEKLFNRLDINSANFLMIGNSLKSDVLPVLNSGGWAIHVPFHTTWEHERIDHEIVHNNFRSCKKISDILPLLL
- a CDS encoding YraN family protein is translated as MAEHNELGEIGEALAVEHLEKKGYKILAKNYTFGKAEVDIIAQIGDLLVAVEVKTRSSIDFGLPQEAVKQKKIQLLVSAVNEYVVSNELELEVRFDIIAVHKNRGKYDLEHLENAFYHF
- a CDS encoding ribbon-helix-helix domain-containing protein encodes the protein MARQSISLTEPNDDWLKDQVEKEEYSSKSELVNDLIRQARSQQVQVDWIRAKLERAEKSGFTTDTKEQILAQAKLSLNG
- a CDS encoding S66 peptidase family protein, encoding MPPKTQLLSKIAILSFRELLLLRMRNFGSIKIGALIGAFVFLFATSIQAQEKMITPPYLKKGDTVGILATARKIDQATLKPAIQLLESWGLKVVLGKTIGKEENQLAGADWQRATDFQEMIDNPNIKAIWAAKGGYGTVRIVDRINFANFKKNPKWIIGFSDVTVVHSHINNMNIETIHAMMAISSRSATDEAKRTLHDALFGQKLSYKMPKDELNRLGTAKAEIVGGNLSVIYSVLGSESAVDCKDKILFIEDLDEYLYHIDRMLMNMKRNGYFANVKGVLVGGMTSMNDNDIPWGKDALHIIQDVLKDYKFPIIYNFPAGHTKDNRAIIMGRTATMKVTETGSTVVFE
- a CDS encoding M12 family metallo-peptidase, with product MRFIFTLMLMFAALVVSAQHKIADNVSTMLRNNVEFTNVQVLIPSPAPATGAILKAVDGATMAKINKHSINQIVANKYPAIEIEIPYNGKSIKVLLYKQEILADNFHVDTDKSVNVAFEAGVHYRGTIRGNNTAVAAFSFFKDQMQGIVSADEINNLVVAKIDVKGNTEDYIVYSDSKLKVLNEFSCAVKDEDTHNDSQEIPQSKGIQSTKCVTMYFEIDYDLYLANNSSIQETANWMTGVFNNVQTLYENDGITTSLKSIFIWTEQDPYEGDGSSDYLYQFNEVRPVFDGDLGQLVGIDPGGLGGVAVTINGLCKSTNFCYSDVNFSYSTVPTFSWTVQVISHEMGHLFGSRHTHSCAWNGNNTAIDNCAPYAIGSTAEGYGCLQSPPLLPNTVVKGTLMSYCHLVSGIGINFANGFGPQPTSAILNTVNSRTCLGTDCITTCINTVSSINIEQETTGSVLVTWLDEVSTGPWQVAVQPNNSTSTPVFTTVSSTSLALTDLLPNTFYKVIVKPICSGSLVASGRSFMFVTDVTNICQGTTIYDSGGQFANYGDMESYVRVLIPNMPNSKVKLTFTQFDLEDDYDYLYIYNGASIASPILTAQGLTGSTIPGVYESTATDGSLTLQFSSDQAVNGAGFKILTDCTQELGVNNFANIDFTYYPNPSNGIVNISSKTPISALKIFNIQGQLLYSNAVDSTNAKVNISQFASGTYFFKVDFEGKEVNFKILKN
- a CDS encoding DMT family transporter encodes the protein MENKKAKGALLIGILAISIFPILVRLSLNSGLISAFYRMAIALLFLLPYVLISKKLQVPKGKILWLSLLSGVVFASDVAVWNIAIQHSSATQATLLTNLSPVWVGIGSFVFLKIRPATNFWIGTVVAIFGMIMLVGFHFFLDLSFDMAFGLAVLSGILYALYILLSKSILDKVEILSFMTLTLFASTIFLGIICLFAGEAFFGFSNKAWTVLFIQGIVCQLLAWICISYATQHMRATRVSLSLLSQAVLAAILAYIFLDEEITMQMIIGGLIMLLGIRITFYSQNLFSMKLFQKQKIKNYD
- the metG gene encoding methionine--tRNA ligase; the encoded protein is MLIFANRERNLSDFKKIETMLENPKRYTITAALPYTNGPIHIGHLAGVYVPADIYSRYLRLQGRDVAFICGSDEHGVAISMKAKKEGVSPQEIIDKYDAIIRQSFQDFGISFDNYSRTSAKIHHDTAQEFFKKLYDQGDFIEEVTEQLYDAKAEQFLADRFVTGTCPKCGNEEAYGDQCEKCGSTLNATDLINPKSTITGDIPVMKETKHWFLPLDRYQDFLTKWILEGHAKDWKTNVLGQVKSWLDDGLKPRAVTRDLDWGIDVPVDGAEGKKLYVWFDAPIGYISSTKEWAAREGKNWEDYWKKDDTKLVHFIGKDNIVFHCIIFPAMLKAEGTFIMPDNVPANEFLNLEGNKLSTSKNWAVWLPEYLKDFPEKQDVLRYALTANAPETKDNDFTWKDFQARNNNELAAVYGNFINRVIVLTNKYYDGIVPEPQEFHEIDEQTLAELRAYPAVISSSIERYRFREALGEVMNVARLGNKYLADEEPWKMVKTDPERVKTQMYVALQIATALSVLCEPFLPFTATKLRKILNLETPISWNSVSEEDALLKSGHQIGQAEILFAQIEDSEIEKQVQKLEDSKAANIAAAKTIEPEKDAITFEDFSKMDLRVGTILEATKMPKANKLLVMKIDTGIDVRTIVSGIAESFTPEEVVGKRVTVLVNLAPRTLRGVESQGMVLMTTDAAGNLAFVNPEGENISNGATIN
- a CDS encoding Fic family protein, with translation MKPPYEITTSILKYISSISEKIGEVNATYLVKTNPSLRKQNQIKTIQSSLSIEGNSLSEEQITAILENKRIIGPQKDIAEVLNALEVYKNLNRFKYHSEKDFLKAHKILMKGLVENAGKYRNKGVGIIKGLEVEHIAPPHSNLPYLMQDLFEYLKDKSEISLIKSCVFHYEMEFIHPFMDGNGRMGRLWQTLILMNEYPLFEFLPFETLISQNQSAYYKALSDSDKEGKSTKFIEYMLSIIDSSLSELLENSTKKLTSDDRIKIFAENCGNDFTRKDYMNYFKDLSSATASRDLKKAVNIGIIEKFGDKKTTVYKRRLL